In Flavobacterium sp. CS20, a single window of DNA contains:
- a CDS encoding AbrB/MazE/SpoVT family DNA-binding domain-containing protein, whose product METSIIKIGNSKGLRLSKTILEKYNIKDKVELILEKGQIILKPIASPRKNWEIEFKKMSENGDDKLLMNDVFDDENLEEWI is encoded by the coding sequence ATGGAAACTTCAATAATCAAAATCGGAAATTCAAAAGGTCTTCGTTTGAGCAAGACCATTTTGGAAAAATATAACATCAAGGATAAAGTGGAACTCATTCTTGAAAAAGGACAGATAATTCTTAAACCAATCGCTTCACCGAGAAAAAATTGGGAAATAGAATTTAAGAAAATGAGTGAAAACGGAGACGACAAGTTGCTGATGAACGATGTATTCGATGATGAAAATCTTGAGGAATGGATTTAA
- a CDS encoding TrlF family AAA-like ATPase, protein MNKGTRFYNCDFQVHTPRDINWSGPKPVSDVDRNAYAERFVLACREKSVNAVAITDHHDLAFFPYIKAAANNEVDNSGQPIIDSNKLVVFPGIELTLSNPPCQALLILDANFPEDQLLRVLHKLSIEPNPITEPSTIETVPISSEVVNGLKDLHSKLDSIDILKGKYIILPHTGRGHKGILRRDFYEYYKKMPCVSGYLDGAIPNDQGLKNIINGEDRNYGFKSIAVFQTSDNRKDTFEDLGTATTWVKWATPTAEALRQASLAKESRMSLIEPSLPQIFISKLSVTNSKFMGRVELELNQQYNAFIGGRGTGKSTLLEYLRWGLCDQILGIGKYETESEIQKRRQVLIDKTLVPFSGEVRITASVNGIEHIVKRNSVTKEIQLKIGNDDFEKVTEEEVRRLIPIQAYSQKQLSRVGVRTDELKRFIQQPITNELNNIAFNLREVSKNLKNAYSNLVRKKEIQSEIDELKLQHKSVGEQVQNLRKSLKGLTDEDKKIIENKELFENEQTFIQESNNEIDLFKQKFETLGESLSEYPSKIQEDANILNSEILSEIQKEKEQIFEQIKSRLAEILKLFSADKLAGYNDSIDKWKEIKKSFDASYGQIKEKASANESIIKEINQLEARLRELTDSINERISRIKELGNPETVFMEEKEKWYALHQNKIDLLNTQASNFTILSQGIIKAEVTRSINIEEIQELIVNSFTGTRISKDKIDNLCKKIKDSESPLESWKMALEELKSLAEYKILEDKPIELPETPLLTDIGLNETNIQRIVELFSPDKWLAMVTQEIEFEPHFFYSTGNEMQDVIPFSEASAGQQATALLSVLLNQEGNPLLIDQPEDDIDNRAINDIIENIWKAKNKRQLIFTSHNANLVVNGDAELVVCCDYKESSQQTQGEIKYEGAIDNPEIKKEITLIMEGGEKAFKLRKEKYGF, encoded by the coding sequence ATGAACAAAGGGACTAGATTTTATAACTGTGACTTTCAGGTTCACACACCAAGAGATATTAATTGGTCAGGTCCAAAGCCAGTTTCGGACGTAGACCGAAATGCATACGCGGAGAGATTTGTACTTGCTTGTCGTGAAAAAAGTGTAAATGCAGTTGCTATCACTGACCATCACGACCTTGCTTTTTTTCCTTATATCAAAGCAGCTGCTAACAATGAAGTTGACAACAGTGGACAGCCGATAATTGATAGCAATAAACTTGTGGTTTTTCCAGGCATTGAACTTACACTTAGTAATCCACCTTGTCAGGCTCTACTCATTCTTGATGCAAATTTTCCTGAAGACCAACTTCTGAGAGTATTACACAAACTATCAATTGAGCCAAATCCAATAACTGAGCCTTCTACAATTGAGACTGTCCCAATTTCGTCTGAAGTAGTCAATGGTTTGAAAGACTTGCATTCAAAGCTTGATTCGATTGACATACTTAAAGGTAAATACATTATTCTTCCACATACGGGGCGTGGACATAAAGGAATTCTAAGAAGAGACTTCTATGAGTATTACAAAAAAATGCCTTGTGTAAGTGGTTATCTTGATGGAGCAATTCCTAATGACCAAGGGTTAAAGAACATTATTAATGGGGAGGACAGAAATTATGGTTTTAAATCTATTGCAGTTTTCCAGACATCAGATAACAGGAAAGATACATTCGAAGATTTAGGAACAGCTACAACTTGGGTGAAGTGGGCAACTCCAACGGCTGAAGCACTTAGACAGGCAAGCCTTGCTAAGGAATCAAGAATGAGCTTGATAGAGCCTAGTTTACCACAAATATTTATTAGCAAACTAAGTGTAACTAATTCCAAGTTTATGGGGCGGGTTGAATTAGAACTTAACCAGCAGTATAACGCATTTATTGGTGGACGCGGGACAGGTAAATCAACTTTACTTGAATATTTAAGATGGGGATTATGTGACCAAATTTTAGGCATTGGTAAATACGAAACAGAATCTGAGATTCAAAAAAGACGACAGGTTCTAATTGATAAAACACTTGTGCCATTTTCAGGCGAAGTAAGAATTACAGCATCTGTAAACGGTATTGAACACATTGTTAAAAGAAACTCAGTAACTAAGGAAATACAACTAAAAATCGGAAATGATGATTTCGAGAAAGTTACGGAAGAGGAAGTACGAAGATTAATTCCAATTCAAGCATATAGCCAGAAGCAGTTAAGTAGAGTAGGAGTAAGAACAGATGAATTAAAAAGGTTCATTCAACAGCCAATCACAAATGAATTGAACAATATCGCTTTCAACCTTAGAGAAGTATCAAAGAATTTAAAGAATGCATATAGCAATCTCGTTCGCAAAAAAGAGATTCAATCAGAAATTGATGAACTAAAACTTCAACATAAGTCGGTTGGTGAGCAAGTTCAGAACTTAAGAAAATCATTAAAAGGCTTAACAGATGAAGATAAAAAAATCATCGAAAACAAGGAATTATTTGAAAACGAACAAACATTCATTCAAGAATCAAATAATGAAATTGACCTTTTCAAACAAAAATTTGAAACGCTTGGAGAATCTCTATCGGAATATCCTTCTAAAATACAAGAAGATGCTAACATCTTGAATAGCGAAATACTATCTGAGATTCAGAAGGAGAAAGAGCAGATTTTTGAACAGATTAAGTCAAGACTAGCTGAAATATTAAAATTATTTTCAGCAGATAAATTGGCGGGTTACAATGATTCAATTGACAAATGGAAAGAAATCAAGAAATCATTTGATGCCTCTTATGGTCAAATTAAAGAAAAGGCATCTGCCAATGAAAGTATCATTAAGGAGATAAATCAACTTGAAGCTCGCTTAAGAGAGTTAACGGACTCAATCAATGAACGTATTTCAAGAATTAAAGAACTTGGAAATCCTGAGACAGTATTTATGGAAGAAAAAGAAAAATGGTATGCTCTTCATCAAAATAAAATTGACTTATTAAACACCCAAGCTTCAAATTTCACAATCCTTTCCCAGGGAATTATTAAAGCCGAAGTAACTCGGAGTATTAATATCGAAGAAATTCAAGAATTAATAGTCAACTCTTTTACAGGTACTAGGATAAGTAAAGACAAAATAGACAATCTGTGCAAGAAGATAAAGGATAGTGAATCACCTCTTGAATCTTGGAAAATGGCATTGGAAGAATTAAAATCTCTTGCAGAATACAAGATACTTGAAGATAAACCAATTGAATTACCTGAAACACCTCTTCTTACAGACATAGGACTGAACGAAACTAATATTCAACGAATAGTAGAATTGTTTTCGCCTGATAAGTGGTTAGCTATGGTAACGCAAGAAATAGAGTTTGAACCACATTTTTTCTACTCAACAGGAAATGAAATGCAAGATGTAATTCCATTCTCAGAAGCATCGGCAGGTCAACAGGCAACAGCTCTTTTATCTGTTCTACTTAATCAAGAAGGCAACCCCTTGTTGATTGACCAACCTGAAGATGACATTGACAATCGAGCAATAAATGACATCATTGAGAACATATGGAAAGCTAAGAATAAACGTCAGTTGATTTTCACCAGTCATAATGCAAATCTTGTAGTAAACGGAGACGCTGAGTTGGTTGTTTGCTGTGATTACAAAGAGTCAAGCCAGCAAACGCAAGGCGAAATCAAATATGAAGGAGCCATTGACAATCCCGAGATTAAGAAGGAAATAACCCTAATTATGGAAGGTGGCGAAAAGGCATTTAAGTTAAGAAAAGAAAAGTATGGATTTTAA
- a CDS encoding DUF262 domain-containing protein: protein MSEITSSSAQNRQLTDWYSKIKNGNIKLPRFQRMEAWDRWRVQSFLETVIHNLPVGVTLILDVGNEEKFKSRYISTAEPEIKDKITEHLLDGQQRLTSFWRALHNNYDFETYFVYFPEFDETDNNRRDEEISIYCRTRYLKNELKYPLWADSPKESLKRGCVPIQLFRPENIQSEIDNWIELATKHLEPTDSDPDGFKKLKEYTKFQKDLTLKITKLRETISHFNLPFLSLPATTPKEIALQVFINMNTNSKPLSIYDIIVAEVESEMKSSLHDLQNDLSKKHPKIKHYFELEFLILATSALLQDKLPNHRGMAEMDKSILVNNWEILENCLGRMAVFMESQGVYDKNRLPTNAVLSVVAATLSKIPENGDLAGKGEILLKKYLWSSFFTYRYENSATSRAYQDYINLKRVINNEQNEKGDFYKETDVPVLNRKLYPLADKEELLTVGYYKKVNIRARGILAISTYLGAFDFADGKQISRENIKKREYHHIFPDSLLQEANVDSFLALNCALITGKTNRNIGRKDPLVYLKERYKWADEEIVNSRLNSHLIPIKELSNGGYEGMEKEERINKIQSDFDTFIETRADYILKAIDLLTEGKQITIESVLQNGIELPQAIKDLKSEIESIEIQLRDLINSRLSKISAKPFEQFVSEKTRQSTEFKIASHLKKFPGENLETYQSFRKKLNFFTLGEFKELIIKRDTWNEFEDMFKSKQNVENRFSQLFTLRNQIAHNNELNEIMIKDGEASIIWFKSILKNELVEKE from the coding sequence ATGTCAGAAATAACTTCGAGCAGTGCTCAAAATAGACAGTTGACCGATTGGTACTCGAAAATTAAAAATGGAAACATTAAACTACCTCGTTTTCAAAGAATGGAAGCTTGGGATAGATGGAGAGTTCAAAGTTTTTTAGAAACAGTTATCCATAATTTACCTGTCGGAGTTACACTAATATTAGATGTTGGCAATGAAGAAAAGTTCAAATCAAGATACATAAGTACTGCTGAACCCGAAATTAAAGACAAAATAACTGAACACCTTTTAGATGGTCAGCAAAGGCTAACTTCTTTTTGGAGAGCCTTACACAACAATTATGATTTTGAAACATACTTCGTCTATTTTCCTGAATTTGACGAAACAGATAATAATCGAAGAGATGAAGAAATTTCGATTTATTGTAGGACAAGATACTTAAAAAACGAACTAAAATATCCACTTTGGGCAGACTCGCCAAAAGAGAGTTTAAAAAGAGGTTGCGTTCCAATTCAACTATTTAGACCCGAAAACATTCAGTCCGAAATTGACAATTGGATTGAACTTGCAACCAAACATTTAGAACCAACAGATTCAGACCCAGACGGATTTAAGAAATTAAAAGAATATACCAAATTTCAAAAGGACTTGACTCTAAAAATCACAAAATTAAGGGAAACAATATCTCATTTTAATTTACCATTTCTTTCACTTCCAGCTACAACACCAAAGGAAATTGCTTTGCAAGTATTTATAAATATGAATACAAACAGTAAACCACTTTCTATTTACGATATAATAGTTGCAGAAGTAGAAAGTGAAATGAAAAGCTCACTACACGACCTACAAAATGATTTGAGTAAAAAACACCCTAAAATCAAACATTATTTTGAACTCGAATTTTTGATTTTAGCTACTTCTGCCCTTTTACAAGATAAGTTGCCAAACCATAGAGGAATGGCAGAAATGGATAAATCCATTTTAGTAAATAATTGGGAAATTCTTGAAAACTGTCTTGGTAGAATGGCTGTATTTATGGAATCCCAAGGAGTTTATGATAAAAATAGACTTCCAACAAATGCAGTTTTGTCGGTTGTAGCCGCAACTCTTTCTAAAATTCCAGAAAATGGAGATTTAGCAGGTAAAGGAGAAATTTTGCTTAAAAAATATTTGTGGTCGTCATTTTTTACATATCGCTACGAAAATTCGGCGACTTCAAGAGCTTACCAAGATTACATAAATCTCAAAAGAGTTATAAATAACGAACAAAACGAAAAAGGCGATTTCTATAAAGAAACTGACGTTCCTGTTCTTAATAGAAAACTATATCCTTTAGCAGACAAAGAAGAACTCTTAACTGTTGGGTACTATAAAAAAGTTAATATTAGAGCAAGAGGTATTCTTGCAATATCTACATATTTAGGTGCATTTGACTTTGCTGATGGCAAACAGATTTCGAGAGAAAATATTAAAAAAAGAGAATATCACCACATTTTTCCTGACTCACTTTTGCAAGAAGCAAATGTTGATAGTTTTTTAGCTTTAAACTGTGCTTTAATAACAGGAAAAACAAATCGAAATATCGGAAGAAAAGACCCATTAGTTTATTTAAAAGAACGTTATAAATGGGCAGATGAAGAAATCGTAAATAGTCGATTAAACAGTCATTTAATACCAATAAAGGAACTTTCTAATGGAGGTTATGAAGGAATGGAAAAAGAAGAAAGAATCAATAAGATTCAGTCAGACTTTGATACTTTCATTGAAACAAGAGCTGATTATATCCTTAAAGCAATTGACCTATTAACAGAAGGTAAGCAAATTACAATTGAATCAGTTTTACAAAATGGAATTGAACTTCCTCAAGCAATTAAAGACCTAAAATCTGAAATTGAAAGTATAGAAATTCAGCTTCGTGATTTAATAAATAGCAGATTAAGTAAAATAAGTGCGAAACCTTTTGAACAGTTCGTATCTGAAAAAACAAGGCAATCGACTGAATTTAAAATTGCTTCACATTTAAAGAAATTCCCAGGAGAAAATTTAGAAACTTATCAATCATTTAGAAAGAAACTGAATTTTTTCACTCTCGGAGAATTTAAGGAATTGATTATTAAAAGAGATACTTGGAACGAATTTGAAGATATGTTCAAGTCTAAACAAAATGTTGAAAATAGATTTAGCCAATTATTCACTTTAAGAAATCAAATTGCTCATAACAACGAACTGAATGAAATAATGATTAAGGACGGAGAAGCTTCGATAATATGGTTTAAAAGTATATTAAAGAACGAACTTGTAGAAAAGGAATAA
- a CDS encoding tyrosine-type recombinase/integrase: MLEGGTDIRYIQKFLGHSSIKTTTVYTHISQKSTKKIESPLDKMAKKYKNKPKN, encoded by the coding sequence TTGTTAGAAGGCGGGACAGACATAAGATATATACAAAAGTTTTTAGGCCATAGCAGTATCAAAACGACTACAGTTTATACTCATATTAGTCAAAAAAGCACTAAAAAGATAGAAAGTCCATTAGACAAAATGGCAAAAAAGTATAAAAACAAGCCTAAAAATTAA
- a CDS encoding reverse transcriptase domain-containing protein translates to MVIREELEQIVDKQFSKDSFGYRPNKSAHQAIKQCRENCMKMDWVIDLDIKSFFDEIDHDLMLKALGHFTKEKHIHLYVARWLKAPIQKKDGSIHSRDKGTPQGGVISPLLANIFLHVVFDKWIENNHPEVKFERYADDIIIHCDNFKQALRTLEAVKARFKQCKLQIKDGKSNIVYCKRNQKKHPPFKVHYVTFDFLGFTFKPRMVKGYFGNFHLGFTPSISRKRQKRINQTLFKMKLHRMVHLRLPDLAGIIAEKVRGWINYYGKVRMSELHYVFRFLNMRLAKWVRNKYRRFRRKHWFFAYKWLQETAKHYPNLFVHWQYGFTP, encoded by the coding sequence ATGGTAATAAGAGAAGAATTAGAACAGATTGTAGATAAACAGTTTAGTAAAGATTCTTTTGGCTATCGACCAAACAAATCAGCGCATCAAGCCATAAAGCAATGCAGGGAAAACTGCATGAAAATGGATTGGGTGATAGATTTGGATATCAAGAGTTTTTTTGATGAGATAGACCATGACTTAATGCTTAAAGCATTAGGACATTTTACCAAAGAAAAGCATATTCACTTGTATGTAGCACGTTGGTTAAAGGCTCCAATTCAAAAGAAAGACGGTAGTATTCATTCACGAGACAAAGGCACACCACAAGGAGGTGTCATAAGTCCATTACTGGCAAACATTTTCTTGCATGTTGTTTTTGATAAGTGGATTGAGAACAACCACCCAGAGGTAAAGTTTGAACGTTATGCTGATGATATTATCATCCATTGCGATAATTTTAAACAAGCCTTGCGGACGTTGGAAGCGGTAAAAGCCCGATTTAAACAGTGCAAATTGCAGATAAAAGACGGCAAGAGCAATATCGTGTATTGCAAACGCAACCAAAAGAAGCATCCACCATTTAAGGTTCATTATGTAACATTCGATTTTCTTGGATTTACATTTAAGCCAAGAATGGTAAAGGGCTATTTTGGGAACTTTCATTTGGGATTTACACCGTCAATCAGTCGTAAACGACAGAAACGCATCAATCAAACTTTGTTTAAGATGAAACTTCATCGTATGGTTCATTTACGCCTGCCAGATTTGGCAGGCATAATAGCAGAAAAAGTACGAGGTTGGATTAACTATTACGGCAAAGTAAGAATGAGTGAATTACATTATGTATTCCGTTTCTTGAACATGCGTCTGGCAAAATGGGTACGCAACAAATATCGGAGATTTAGGCGTAAACACTGGTTTTTTGCCTACAAATGGTTACAGGAAACTGCAAAGCATTATCCTAATCTGTTTGTGCATTGGCAATACGGTTTTACGCCATAG
- a CDS encoding reverse transcriptase domain-containing protein translates to MVIREELEQIVDKQFSKDSFGYRPNKSAHQAIKQCRENCMKMDWVIDLDIKSFFDEIDHDLMLKALGHFTKEKHIHLYVARWLKAPIQKKDGSIHSRDKGTPQGGVISPLLANIFLHVVFDKWIENNHPEVKFERYADDIIIHCDNFKQALRTLEAVKARFKQCKLQIKDGKSNIVYCKRNQKKHPPFKVHYVTFDFLGFTFKPRMVKGYFGNFHLGFTPSISRKRQKRINQTLFKMKLHRMVHLRLPDLAGIIAEKVRGWINYYGKVRMSELHYVFRFLNMRLAKWVRNKYRRFRRKHWFFAYKWLQETAKHYPNLFVHWQYGFTP, encoded by the coding sequence ATGGTAATAAGAGAAGAATTAGAACAGATTGTAGATAAACAGTTTAGTAAAGATTCTTTTGGCTATCGACCAAACAAATCAGCGCATCAAGCCATAAAGCAATGCAGGGAAAACTGCATGAAAATGGATTGGGTGATAGATTTGGATATCAAGAGTTTTTTTGATGAGATAGACCATGACTTAATGCTTAAAGCATTAGGACATTTTACCAAAGAAAAGCATATTCACTTGTATGTAGCACGTTGGTTAAAGGCTCCAATTCAAAAGAAAGACGGTAGTATTCATTCACGAGACAAAGGCACACCACAAGGAGGTGTTATTAGCCCATTACTGGCAAACATTTTCTTGCATGTTGTTTTTGATAAGTGGATTGAGAACAACCACCCGGAAGTAAAGTTTGAGCGCTATGCTGATGATATTATCATCCATTGCGATAATTTTAAACAAGCCTTGCGGACGTTGGAAGCGGTAAAAGCCCGATTTAAACAGTGCAAATTGCAGATAAAAGACGGCAAGAGCAATATCGTTTATTGCAAACGCAACCAAAAGAAGCATCCACCATTTAAGGTTCATTATGTAACATTCGATTTTCTTGGATTTACATTTAAGCCAAGAATGGTAAAGGGCTATTTTGGGAACTTTCATTTGGGATTTACACCGTCAATCAGTCGTAAACGACAGAAACGCATCAATCAAACTTTGTTTAAGATGAAACTTCATCGTATGGTTCATTTACGCCTGCCAGATTTGGCAGGCATAATAGCAGAAAAAGTACGAGGTTGGATTAATTATTACGGCAAAGTAAGAATGAGTGAATTACACTATGTATTTCGTTTCTTGAATATGCGTCTGGCAAAATGGGTACGCAACAAATATCGGAGATTTAGGCGTAAACACTGGTTTTTTGCCTACAAATGGTTACAGGAAACTGCAAAGCATTATCCTAATCTGTTTGTGCATTGGCAATACGGTTTTACGCCATAG